The window gcgtccgcaggccctgacgtctcctctattcctatttcctgtttccttttccttttattcagaaatagtgtattgtcattttcttcagactttgtatgtggTAATCttttagacagtctgtgacactgtgacaccaggttttgagtggttaaggcttaagtatttgtaataaatgcattttcCATAAATCTTATTGTTGTGTtccgcttaaatttgaattttcgTTGTTACCACGTCatcgtcttatatttgttaaaaagaaacaATTGGTTAATGAAGTAAATAGATTAaatgtttggcttgcctagctcacattagtaggcgtcatcacgactcccgagggtgaaaaattcgAATCGTGACATTATTGTCATTTTTTTATACTGAAATTGACTCTCAACATTTTATCACCATACCTTTTCTTATATATTTTCCTGTCACCTTAGACTTTAATATTTAAGTTTAACCAAACATATGAAAATTAATCTACAAAATATTCCGTTAAATATAACCCATATAAAGAATGATCTATGCTATAGTATACAGTGAGTCAGTGACAATGTAACAATCATTTACACGATCAATGTAATTTAACATATTATAATAtgttagttattattgttacgaAACTGTCAATGACGTTAATGATTAATATTCATTTTTCATTTAACAGATTTAATCAATACTTCTCATAGACAGGCTATATACAAAAATTTACATTATATTTTATActcataataatataaaaaaataaaagaaactgatTATTTCAGGGTGAGAACTGAGGCCCATGCAACTGTCACTATTctaactttttctcttttctacACAAAAGAATAATgagttgaaaaaattaaaaacaaagaaagagaggaaaaatcaaaGTTGGAACATTCACCGTAAACGACGCCGCTGCGGTCAGGTTGCCCCCTTCCCCCCCCACCCCGCCCACTCCTCTCTTCCACCAatcctctcttttttctctggttaggtttttttttttcgCGATTGTCTCTGGCGaccggaagattcagaatttgaGCTCTCCAGATCAAGATTATTCATCCTGTAAGCTTTCTATTGATCTATGTTTCGCATATATCAGTACTgcttttttacttctttttttgattttttggtttaGGGTTTGTTTCAAGGTTATTGCGCAAGTTTTGTACTTTATATTTGTAGACTGTGATCATTTTGTGTATGGCTTTATATGTTTTTTAGGTTGTCTTTAGAACAATTATAACGTTGAACATTGAATTGGGCGTGAATATAGGTAGAGTTCATTGTTGAAGAAGAGCGAAGAAAGGAGGGTAGAATTGATAttttggtgtgtgtgtgtgtgtgtgtgtgtgtgaggtgGTGTTGGTGATCAGATCTTGAGAGACTGTTCATATATGGTAGTTTTGAGGTTGAAAGGAGTTAAGAAGGGTAAATCTGTGGTTTTACTTGTGTAGTTGAGGAGGAGTAGGAGTGAGGAGGGTGGTTCATGTGGTAGAGGGATTTCAGCAGCACCTTAGGAAGTTCATTCTTGTATTgttttatgacattttggtataCAGTAGAGACCTTTCTGAACATGTGGAGCACCCGAGGATTATTTTTAGGTTGTTGCTTCAACACCAGCTGTATGCCAGACAATCGAAGTTCTGCAATCACAGTGGAGTATTTGGGGCACTATATTTCTGCTAAAGGTGTTGCTACTGACCCTAAGAAGATCTTAGTAGTACAGAAATGGCCCACTCCCACCACCCTCAACCAACTCAGAGGTTTTATGGAATTAGCAGGGTATTGTAGGAGGTTCATCAAGGGTTATGGAGTTATTAGCAGACTTCTTACTGATTTGTTGAAGAAGGATTGCTTCAAATGGATTAATGAAGCCACTCATTCCTTCGAGGAATTGAAGAGGGTGTTGACTTCAGCCCTAGTTTTAGCTTTGCCTAATTTTGATAATCCCTTTATAGTGGAAACTGATGCTTGTGACATGGTTCTGGGTGTTGTACTGATGCTTCAAGGGCAGCCAATTGCCTATTTGAGTAAGGCATTATCAGTCAAGCACTTATCTTCTCTGTATATGACAAGGAACTCTTAGCTTTAGTAATGGCGATTACCAAATGGAGTCAGTACTTGATAGGCAGACAGTTTGTGGTTCGAACTGATCAGAAAGCATTGAAGTTTTTGCTTGAACAACAACTAAATATAGGGTCTCAACGTAAGGGATCACCAAACTTATGCAATTTGACTTTGAAATTGAAATAAGAAGGGCAAAGAGAACAAGGCTTCGGATGCCTTATCTGGAGTTCCTACAGTTGAACTGGCAACTTTGTTTTTGTCCACTATGAGGACTAATCTACTGGATTCTATCCAAGACAGTTGGAGACTTAATCCAGAGATGCAAGCACTTATTCTCCAATTACAATCCAAACCAGAGGAATGTAAGGGATACAGTTTCATTAACCAGCAACTCAGAAGACATGGGAAGTTGGTTGTAGGTGCTGACTTAGACTTGAGGTCAGAAATTATTACATTGTGGCACTCCTCTCCTCAGGGAGGACACTCGGGGTGGATAATACTTACAGGAGAATCTCGGCTATTTTTTACGGGAAGGGTCTCAAAGAGGTTGTTACCACCTTTGTCAGAAAAGTAATATGACACCTCAGCTTAGCCTGATTTACTCCAACCTCTTCGAATTCCTCTCATTGCTTGGAGTAGTATCAGTATGGATTTACAGAGGGTCTTCCTAATTCTAAGGGAAAGTCAGTTACCTGGGTGgttgttgataggcttaccaaGATGCACACTTCATCTCCCTGTCTCATCCTTATTCTGCTAGTGAGCTTGTAAAATGATAGTACATCTACAAATTGCATGGGATGCCTGCTGATATTGTCAGTGATAGAGATCCAATATTCACCAGCAAATTCTAGCAAGAACTCTTTTCAATCCAAGGGGTTACTTTGAGCACTTCCATGGCTTATCACCCACATTTTGATGGGCAGACTGAGGTGCTTAATAGGTTTGGAAACTTATTTGGTctctgttcctcatttttgcagAATGGTGGTACAATACCAGCTTTCATCCATCCATCCATTGACTCCTtatgaagctctttatggacaACCTCCTCCTCTTCATCTTCCTTATATGGCAGGGGATTCTGCTTATGAAGATATTGACAGAATTTTAGTCACTAGGGAACTTAAGTTTCATCATCTCAAACATCACTTAGCTAGGTCTCGGCAGAGGATGGTATCCCGGGCTAACAATCACAGGTCTGACAGGCAGTTTAGTGTTGGTGATTGGGTGTATCTGAAAGCTCAACCCTATAGACAAGTTACTTTGTCTACTCATCACTTCAATAAGCTGTCCTACAAGTATTATGGACCATATATGATTACTGAGAAGGTTGGCCAGGTTGCTTATAAATTAGCCTTACCCTTTGAGTTGCAGCTGCATCCTACCTTCTATGTAGAGGTgtcaaaatggttaaaagaaaccagttatccacccatattatccataaaaaataggttggataatgaacCATTTCAAAACGGGTCGAATATGGATAAAGAACCGTactatccacttagaaaatggttaaccaaatggataaccaatggataactaatatGTTTaccttttacatttgtaaagcctcaaattggagttcctcaagtttggaagactaggaattctctcataagtgatcatatttaagaagccatggatatccatattatccgccggataAACC of the Nicotiana tabacum cultivar K326 chromosome 7, ASM71507v2, whole genome shotgun sequence genome contains:
- the LOC142162244 gene encoding putative mitochondrial protein AtMg00860, with product MPDNRSSAITVEYLGHYISAKGVATDPKKILVVQKWPTPTTLNQLRGFMELAGYCRRFIKGYGVISRLLTDLLKKDCFKWINEATHSFEELKRVLTSALVLALPNFDNPFIVETDACDMVLGVVLMLQGQPIAYLSKALSVKHLSSLYMTRNS